In Populus nigra chromosome 1, ddPopNigr1.1, whole genome shotgun sequence, one genomic interval encodes:
- the LOC133704638 gene encoding glutamate receptor 2.7-like: MATVHFELSLMAIVLLLTPSSGIAADRSSGTKGNLQHVNGVVGAIVDTSSRIGKEERVAMEIAREDLYRYSNQTLILHVKDTDQRKPIRAALAGMDLINTQVQAILGPQTWEEVSLIADICTKNQIPIFSFADTTPEWTTEKWPFLLGASHDNFAQMKAIAAVVQSWNWHQVTVIHEDVGSWTNGVMPYLHDSLREIGAEVSQFVGLSSFASSDSLSRELKNLKREQCRVFVVHLSLPLAVRLFEMAKKLKMMEKDYVWITTHHITSLVHSIDASIISSMQGIVGVKSYFSETGTRFQDFSSRFRKRFRRENPEEENNEPGIYAVQAYDAIWTIARALKGSNRRNQELLEKVLQTDFQGLSGKVQFNNHKMAPTQMFQIINVVGKSYRELGFWSSGLGFSEIIGKHATYSPLMNDLEQVIWPGGPRYTPRGWTELTREKPLLVGVPAKSGYKEYVKVEYDRSGNATSFDGLAIEIFNATVRRLPFYLPYEFVAFNDISYDNLVGQIGKTFDAVVGDVAIVASRYSHVEFSHPFSETGLMLVVPARSSNKAWSFIKPFTKSMWASITVITIYNGFVVWLIERHAHPELRGSMLHQIGVMLWLSFNTLFSLQGGKLHSNLSRMSVVVWLFVALVVIQTYTANLTSMLTVQRLEPTVTSVEELLKSNAAVGYCSGSYLEKYLVEVLGFTRNNVKHYGSAEEYAQAFNKKEIAAAFIGTPLAKIFLAKFCKKFIAAGPTFNIGGFGFAFPRGSPLLASINEALLKVSENGTLVQLENNFIGVLQKCQDKEEENPSLSPNGFRALFIITVGTSTIALVIYIFCIASSFPGLTTIRGLMFIIIKHWCYQSKRFSRRVSNVESLGNSSPQHAPNQLSQV, encoded by the exons ATGGCTACTGTTCATTTTGAGCTCTCGTTAATGGCCATAGTTTTATTACTAACACCAAGTAGTGGTATAGCAGCTGATCGAAGCAGTGGGACAAAGGGCAACCTGCAGCATGTTAATGGCGTTGTTGGTGCCATAGTCGACACAAGCTCCCGTATTGGTAAAGAAGAAAGAGTAGCAATGGAGATCGCTAGGGAGGATTTGTATCGTTACTCCAATCAAACTTTGATTCTGCACGTAAAAGACACCGATCAAAGGAAACCCATCCGAGCAGCACTTGCAG GTATGGATCTCATCAACACACAAGTACAGGCTATTCTAGGACCGCAAACATGGGAAGAGGTGTCATTGATTGCTGATATCTGCACCAAAAACCAAATTCCCATTTTTTCTTTTGCGGACACAACTCCAGAATGGACAACAGAGAAGTGGCCCTTTCTACTCGGAGCTTCACACGACAATTTTGCACAAATGAAAGCCATAGCTGCTGTTGTACAGTCTTGGAATTGGCATCAGGTAACTGTAATACACGAAGATGTAGGTTCTTGGACGAATGGAGTCATGCCATATCTCCATGATTCCTTAAGAGAAATAGGTGCAGAAGTTAGCCAATTCGTAGGCCTCTCGTCTTTTGCTTCTTCTGATTCATTATCCAGAGAgcttaaaaatcttaaaagagAGCAGTGTAGAGTCTTTGTTGTTCATCTGTCATTACCATTGGCCGTGCGTCTATTTGAGATGgcgaagaaattgaaaatgatggAGAAAGACTATGTTTGGATCACTACACATCACATTACAAGCCTTGTCCACTCCATCGATGCCTCTATCATCTCCTCAATGCAAGGAATTGTAGGAGTCAAGAGCTACTTCTCGGAAACAGGAACACGTTTTCAGGATTTTAGTTCAAGATTTCGTAAAAGGTTTAGAAGAGAAAATCCTGAAGAGGAAAACAATGAGCCTGGGATTTATGCAGTGCAGGCCTATGATGCTATCTGGACAATAGCTCGAGCGTTGAAAGGAAGTAATAGGAGGAATCAAGAATTATTGGAAAAAGTTTTGCAAACTGACTTTCAAGGCCTGTCAGGAAAAGTTCAATTCAACAATCACAAAATGGCTCCAACACAGATGTTTCAGATCATCAATGTGGTGGGAAAGAGTTATAGGGAACTCGGGTTTTGGTCAAGTGGATTAGGTTTCTCAGAGATTATTGGTAAACATGCTACCTACAGCCCTCTTATGAATGATTTGGAGCAAGTGATTTGGCCAGGGGGGCCTAGATATACTCCTAGAGGATGGACCGAACTTACAAGAGAGAAGCCACTTTTGGTTGGTGTGCCTGCAAAATCAGGTTACAAAGAGTACGTGAAAGTGGAATACGATCGATCAGGGAATGCAACTTCTTTCGATGGCCTTGCAATTGAGATCTTCAATGCCACGGTACGACGCTTGCCATTCTATTTGCCATACGAGTTCGTCGCCTTCAATGACATCTCTTACGATAATCTAGTGGGCCAAATTGGTAAG ACATTTGATGCCGTGGTCGGTGATGTGGCAATAGTGGCTAGCAGATACTCGCATGTGGAGTTCTCACATCCCTTCTCGGAAACTGGATTGATGCTGGTCGTCCCTGCTCGGTCAAGCAATAAAGCATGGTCATTTATCAAACCCTTTACAAAATCCATGTGGGCTTCAATAACCGTCATAACTATATACAATGGTTTCGTTGTTTGGCTAATTGAGCGACATGCTCATCCTGAATTAAGAGGCTCCATGCTCCATCAAATAGGAGTCATGCTTTGGTTATCTTTCAACACTCTTTTCTCTTTACAAg gTGGAAAACTGCATAGCAATTTGTCAAGGATGTCAGTGGTGGTATGGTTGTTTGTTGCGCTAGTTGTCATACAGACATATACAGCCAACCTCACCAGCATGTTGACTGTCCAGAGGCTTGAACCCACCGTAACCAGTGTTGAGGAGCTGCTGAAAAGCAATGCAGCCGTTGGATACTGTTCAGGTTCATACTTGGAAAAATATCTGGTAGAAGTTTTAGGCTTTACTCGCAACAATGTTAAACATTATGGCTCAGCAGAAGAATATGCTCAAGCCTTCAATAAGAAAGAAATTGCTGCCGCTTTTATTGGAACTCCTTTGGCCAAAATATTCCTTGCAAAATTTTGCAAGAAATTTATTGCAGCTGGGCCAACATTCAACATCGGAGGGTTTGGATTT GCATTTCCTCGGGGATCTCCATTGCTTGCAAGTATTAATGAAGCTCTACTGAAGGTATCTGAAAATGGAACGCTAGTACAACTGGAGAACAACTTTATTGGCGTACTTCAAAAATGCCAGgacaaggaagaagaaaatcctAGTCTTAGCCCCAATGGGTTCCGGGCACTCTTCATAATCACTGTAGGCACATCAACAATTGCCCTAGTAATTTACATTTTTTGTATAGCTAGTTCTTTTCCCGGACTTACAACCATTAGGGGCCTTATGTTCATTATCATCAAACATTGGTGCTACCAAAGCAAGAGATTCAGCAGAAGAGTAAGCAATGTTGAAAGCCTTGGAAATTCTTCTCCACAGCATGCACCAAACCAGCTCTCTCAAGTTTAA
- the LOC133680389 gene encoding basic leucine zipper 61-like isoform X2: MAQLPPKIPAVTQNWPSFSHQTMSNYFSNAAASTMENHQPCWVDEFLDFTSTRRGSHRRSISDCITFIETTNMPSLVEDQCHDNNNSSSCNNNHSSSNALISANPGFDKLDDDQLMSMFSHDMSLSLPPSSSNPSTPSDQNSKNDEKPSMPTDQHHHQEEGNTEQQQAAVAKTEPGEVESSCKQEPHQPPLPTSSNNGDTINDPKRVKRILANRQSAQRSRVRKLQYISELERSVTTLQTEVSALSPRVAFLDHQRLILNVDNSALKQRIAALAQDKIFKDAHQEALKKEIERLRQVYHHQNLKKMNSSSHAAAAAAREQSPNHEAIQCSEN; the protein is encoded by the exons ATGGCTCAATTGCCACCCAAAATTCCTGCTGTCACCCAAAATTGGCCTTCCTTTTCTCACCAAACAATGTCCAATTATTTCTCAAACGCTGCCGCCAGTACCATGGAGAACCATCAACCCTGTTGGGTTGATGAGTTCTTGGACTTCACGTCCACCAGGCGCGGGTCCCACCGCCGGTCTATTAGCGACTGCATCACTTTCATCGAGACGACCAACATGCCCTCCTTGGTGGAAGATCAATGCCATGacaacaacaacagcagcagctgCAATAATAACCATTCCTCTTCCAATGCCTTGATTTCCGCTAATCCTGGGTTCGACAAGTTGGATGATGACCAGCTCATGTCCATGTTTTCCCATGACATGTCCTTGTCTTTGCCACCATCCTCCTCCAACCCCTCCACCCCGTCCGACCAAAATAGCAAAAACGATGAGAAACCATCAATGCCAACAGATCAACATCACCATCAAGAAGAAGGAAATACCGAGCAGCAACAAGCAGCAGTGGCCAAGACCGAGCCAGGAGAGGTGGAGAGTTCATGCAAGCAAGAACCACACCAGCCTCCTCTACCCACATCTTCAAATAATGGTGATACCATCAATGACCCGAAGAGGGTGAAAAG AATTTTGGCAAATCGGCAATCTGCACAAAGGTCAAGAGTGAGGAAATTGCAATACATTTCAGAGCTTGAACGTAGCGTCACAACATTACAG ACGGAAGTATCAGCATTGTCGCCAAGAGTTGCATTTTTAGACCATCAACGGCTGATTCTCAACGTTGATAATAGTGCCCTCAAGCAACGGATTGCCGCTTTGGCTCAAGACAAGATTTTCAAAGATG CCCATCAAGAGGCATTGAAGAAGGAAATAGAGAGACTCAGGCAGGTCTATCACCACCAAAATCTCAAGAAGATGAACAGCAGCAGccatgcagcagcagcagcagcaagagAGCAATCGCCAAACCACGAAGCAATTCAGTGTTCGGAAAATTAA
- the LOC133680389 gene encoding basic leucine zipper 61-like isoform X1: MAQLPPKIPAVTQNWPSFSHQTMSNYFSNAAASTMENHQPCWVDEFLDFTSTRRGSHRRSISDCITFIETTNMPSLVEDQCHDNNNSSSCNNNHSSSNALISANPGFDKLDDDQLMSMFSHDMSLSLPPSSSNPSTPSDQNSKNDEKPSMPTDQHHHQEEGNTEQQQAAVAKTEPGEVESSCKQEPHQPPLPTSSNNGDTINDPKRVKSRILANRQSAQRSRVRKLQYISELERSVTTLQTEVSALSPRVAFLDHQRLILNVDNSALKQRIAALAQDKIFKDAHQEALKKEIERLRQVYHHQNLKKMNSSSHAAAAAAREQSPNHEAIQCSEN; encoded by the exons ATGGCTCAATTGCCACCCAAAATTCCTGCTGTCACCCAAAATTGGCCTTCCTTTTCTCACCAAACAATGTCCAATTATTTCTCAAACGCTGCCGCCAGTACCATGGAGAACCATCAACCCTGTTGGGTTGATGAGTTCTTGGACTTCACGTCCACCAGGCGCGGGTCCCACCGCCGGTCTATTAGCGACTGCATCACTTTCATCGAGACGACCAACATGCCCTCCTTGGTGGAAGATCAATGCCATGacaacaacaacagcagcagctgCAATAATAACCATTCCTCTTCCAATGCCTTGATTTCCGCTAATCCTGGGTTCGACAAGTTGGATGATGACCAGCTCATGTCCATGTTTTCCCATGACATGTCCTTGTCTTTGCCACCATCCTCCTCCAACCCCTCCACCCCGTCCGACCAAAATAGCAAAAACGATGAGAAACCATCAATGCCAACAGATCAACATCACCATCAAGAAGAAGGAAATACCGAGCAGCAACAAGCAGCAGTGGCCAAGACCGAGCCAGGAGAGGTGGAGAGTTCATGCAAGCAAGAACCACACCAGCCTCCTCTACCCACATCTTCAAATAATGGTGATACCATCAATGACCCGAAGAGGGTGAAAAG CAGAATTTTGGCAAATCGGCAATCTGCACAAAGGTCAAGAGTGAGGAAATTGCAATACATTTCAGAGCTTGAACGTAGCGTCACAACATTACAG ACGGAAGTATCAGCATTGTCGCCAAGAGTTGCATTTTTAGACCATCAACGGCTGATTCTCAACGTTGATAATAGTGCCCTCAAGCAACGGATTGCCGCTTTGGCTCAAGACAAGATTTTCAAAGATG CCCATCAAGAGGCATTGAAGAAGGAAATAGAGAGACTCAGGCAGGTCTATCACCACCAAAATCTCAAGAAGATGAACAGCAGCAGccatgcagcagcagcagcagcaagagAGCAATCGCCAAACCACGAAGCAATTCAGTGTTCGGAAAATTAA